Proteins encoded in a region of the Candidatus Margulisiibacteriota bacterium genome:
- a CDS encoding HD domain-containing protein — MRVPRVKVELMETILLSRYACQSVVSQGRLELEAPDRFRTCFARDRDRIVYSDHYPLLAGKAQVFSPESLSLEFTQIVHNRHFHVEKVAQVARSICRALRLNEDLAEAIALGHDLGHSIFGHEGEKILDEFSQTYLGVPFKHNRQSLRVVRELEKLNLSVEVMNGILCHDGERKDPVLRPNENGNYFDDREFPMTLEGCVVRLADRIAYLPMDVLDAGRLSIIEVNDLPQMVREILGTTPAQMIDTMVRSVIAHSAGRNYITMGEQELAAIDALMSFNYRHIYIGSRVKQEFMATMTDCVRTIFDYYLIKNKLSAQAAIDKIVGLTDREALALWNNINNGRF; from the coding sequence ATGAGGGTCCCAAGAGTTAAAGTTGAGCTAATGGAAACGATCCTGCTTTCCCGATACGCTTGCCAGAGCGTCGTTTCTCAAGGTCGCCTAGAGCTGGAAGCGCCCGATCGGTTCCGGACCTGTTTTGCCCGCGACCGTGATCGGATCGTTTATTCCGATCATTACCCGCTCCTGGCTGGCAAGGCCCAGGTCTTTTCTCCGGAATCGCTCTCTCTGGAATTTACCCAGATCGTCCATAACCGCCATTTCCACGTCGAAAAAGTTGCCCAGGTCGCCCGCTCGATCTGTCGGGCCCTCCGTTTGAACGAGGACCTGGCCGAAGCGATCGCCCTAGGGCATGATCTGGGGCACTCGATCTTTGGGCACGAAGGAGAAAAGATCCTCGACGAATTCAGCCAGACATACCTGGGGGTGCCGTTCAAGCACAACCGCCAGAGTTTGCGGGTGGTCCGGGAGCTGGAAAAACTCAACCTTTCCGTGGAGGTCATGAACGGGATCCTTTGCCATGACGGCGAACGCAAAGACCCGGTTCTTAGGCCGAATGAAAATGGCAACTATTTTGACGATCGTGAATTTCCGATGACTCTGGAAGGGTGCGTTGTCCGCCTGGCTGACCGGATTGCCTATCTCCCCATGGATGTTTTGGACGCGGGCCGGCTCTCGATCATTGAGGTCAATGATCTGCCGCAAATGGTCAGGGAGATTTTGGGGACGACCCCGGCCCAGATGATCGACACCATGGTGCGGAGCGTGATCGCTCACAGCGCCGGGCGAAATTATATTACGATGGGGGAACAGGAACTGGCGGCGATAGACGCGTTGATGAGCTTTAATTACCGGCACATTTATATCGGCAGCCGGGTCAAACAGGAGTTCATGGCGACGATGACCGATTGCGTCAGGACCATCTTTGATTATTATCTTATTAAAAACAAGTTGTCCGCCCAAGCCGCGATCGACAAGATCGTCGGCCTGACTGACCGTGAGGCGCTCGCTCTTTGGAACAATATTAATAACGGACGCTTTTAA
- the mdh gene encoding malate dehydrogenase has translation MKPKITIIGAGNVGAQCAYKLAQRDFADLVLLDIVEGIPQGKALDMTQSGSIERFTTKITGTNNYADIKGSQVVVMTAGLARKPGMSRDDLIHKNAEIVAGVVKQVAQHAPQAVLLMVTNPLDVMTYHALKVSGLPASRVLGMAPLLDAARMQSFIAELANAPVTEVYAEVMGSHGDLMVPVPRLSTVKGKPITELFSPEQVASLVKRTTDGGAEIVALLKTGSAYYAPGTAAARMAEAIVRDTKEIINSCCLLSGEYGISDVCLGVPARLGKNGIEEIVTLKLTDEELTALQKAGAAVKHLLGGINL, from the coding sequence ATGAAACCAAAGATCACGATCATCGGCGCCGGGAACGTGGGCGCTCAATGCGCTTATAAACTCGCGCAACGCGATTTTGCCGACCTGGTCCTCCTCGACATCGTTGAAGGAATTCCCCAGGGGAAAGCGCTCGACATGACCCAGTCCGGGTCGATCGAAAGGTTTACTACCAAGATCACCGGTACCAATAACTACGCCGATATTAAAGGTTCGCAGGTCGTGGTCATGACCGCCGGCCTCGCCAGGAAACCGGGAATGTCGCGCGACGACCTGATCCACAAGAACGCCGAGATCGTCGCCGGCGTGGTCAAACAGGTCGCCCAACACGCCCCGCAAGCGGTCCTGCTGATGGTCACCAATCCGCTCGATGTTATGACCTATCACGCCTTGAAAGTTTCCGGCCTTCCGGCCAGCCGGGTCCTTGGCATGGCGCCGCTCCTCGACGCCGCCAGGATGCAGTCTTTTATTGCCGAGCTGGCCAACGCCCCGGTCACCGAAGTTTACGCTGAAGTTATGGGAAGCCACGGCGACCTGATGGTCCCGGTCCCCCGCCTCTCCACCGTCAAAGGGAAACCGATCACCGAACTTTTCTCCCCGGAACAGGTCGCTAGCCTGGTTAAGCGGACAACCGATGGCGGCGCGGAAATCGTCGCTCTCCTTAAAACCGGCTCCGCTTACTACGCTCCCGGAACGGCGGCCGCCAGGATGGCGGAAGCGATCGTCCGCGACACCAAAGAGATCATCAACAGCTGCTGCCTCCTCTCCGGCGAATACGGCATCAGCGATGTTTGCCTCGGCGTTCCGGCCAGGCTGGGAAAGAACGGAATTGAAGAGATCGTCACCCTTAAGCTGACGGACGAAGAACTGACCGCCCTGCAAAAAGCGGGGGCGGCGGTTAAGCATCTCCTTGGCGGCATAAATTTATAG
- a CDS encoding fumarate hydratase encodes MRELSVKKITTAIRDLCIEANTNLSEDVEAALNKALKDEESPNGREILRQLIHNAGIARKEKRPICQDTGSVVVLIELGQEIRLTDGSLEEAVNEGVSRGYKEGYLRKSIVSDPLRRQNTGDNAPAFIHTRVVPGDKLTLNLMCKGGGAENCSAIKFFKPTSSHEEISQFIIETVSKAGPNACPPVIVGVGIGGNFETAPLTAKKALLREIGHRNSDSDLAKWEKELLVKINNLGIGPMGLGGRTTALAVSIETAPCHISQLPVAVNIECHAHRARKVTL; translated from the coding sequence ATGCGCGAGCTATCGGTCAAAAAGATCACCACGGCGATTCGGGACCTCTGCATTGAGGCTAATACAAACCTCTCCGAAGATGTTGAAGCCGCTTTAAATAAAGCGCTTAAAGATGAGGAATCCCCCAACGGCCGCGAAATCCTCCGCCAGCTCATCCACAACGCCGGGATCGCCCGCAAAGAAAAACGCCCCATCTGCCAGGACACCGGCTCGGTCGTCGTCTTGATCGAACTCGGCCAAGAAATACGGCTGACTGACGGCTCGCTGGAAGAAGCGGTCAACGAAGGAGTCAGCCGCGGTTACAAAGAAGGCTATCTCCGCAAATCGATCGTTTCCGACCCGCTCCGCCGCCAAAACACCGGCGACAATGCCCCGGCCTTCATCCATACCCGGGTCGTCCCGGGAGATAAGCTCACCCTCAACCTGATGTGCAAAGGCGGGGGAGCCGAGAACTGCAGCGCCATTAAGTTCTTCAAACCAACTTCCAGCCATGAAGAGATTAGCCAATTTATAATTGAAACTGTTTCTAAAGCGGGACCAAACGCCTGCCCGCCGGTTATCGTCGGGGTTGGGATCGGCGGGAACTTTGAGACCGCTCCTTTAACGGCGAAAAAGGCTCTCCTGCGGGAGATCGGCCATCGTAACAGCGACAGCGATCTCGCCAAGTGGGAAAAAGAACTTTTAGTTAAGATCAATAACCTCGGGATCGGGCCGATGGGCCTGGGCGGACGAACAACCGCGCTCGCGGTCAGTATCGAAACCGCCCCCTGCCACATCTCCCAGCTCCCGGTGGCCGTCAACATTGAATGCCACGCCCACCGGGCGCGCAAGGTGACGCTATGA
- a CDS encoding Fe-S-containing hydro-lyase, with translation MSAIKLTTPLTAEMIAGLKAGDEVLISGKIYTARDAAHKKFGDQPPFDLQGQIIYYASPTPTKPGEVIGSIGPTTSSRMDAFAPALLNQGLAGMIGKGRRSKEVIEAIKKNKAVYFTVPGGAAALYAKQVKSAKIVAYPELLSEAVYELEVVDFPATVTIDSTGGNLFEIGRKRYENQD, from the coding sequence ATGAGCGCGATCAAACTGACCACGCCGCTGACGGCAGAAATGATCGCCGGCTTAAAAGCGGGGGACGAAGTCCTGATCAGCGGCAAGATCTACACCGCCCGGGACGCCGCCCATAAAAAGTTCGGCGACCAGCCCCCCTTCGACCTCCAAGGCCAGATCATTTACTACGCCTCCCCCACTCCGACCAAACCGGGAGAAGTGATCGGCTCGATCGGTCCGACGACCAGCTCCCGGATGGATGCTTTTGCCCCGGCCCTGCTTAACCAGGGATTGGCAGGGATGATAGGGAAGGGAAGGAGGAGCAAGGAAGTTATTGAAGCGATCAAAAAAAACAAAGCGGTCTACTTTACCGTTCCCGGCGGCGCCGCCGCCCTCTACGCCAAACAGGTCAAAAGCGCCAAAATCGTCGCTTATCCGGAGCTCCTCTCCGAAGCGGTCTACGAACTCGAAGTTGTTGATTTCCCGGCAACCGTGACGATCGATTCGACCGGCGGTAATTTATTTGAAATAGGCAGGAAACGCTATGAAAACCAAGACTAA
- a CDS encoding ABC transporter substrate-binding protein — translation MKTKTKFIRWFLVPSFVICYLSFVISAASAACYDGIWFLGFNLEKEPFNNVYVRQAAAHAINKQTILRLASEEVSPGSVIPPGMSGYRTDLAPYSFNLKQAKVLMRRGKYLPVHPKLKKITLLHTDGIRTVAIAKEIKKELKELGMNITLIQVKYDDKAWNDELNSRRHHLYLLGYKADFTQSLTREAAPDVVDTYKLLEPLFHTGGAANVNSFSNSTVDMLLDQVSVISVAYQVERELKLKEVNKVLYQELPALVLFYIPKL, via the coding sequence ATGAAAACCAAGACTAAGTTTATTCGCTGGTTTCTCGTCCCTTCATTTGTCATTTGCTATTTGTCATTTGTCATTTCGGCAGCGTCCGCGGCCTGTTATGACGGCATTTGGTTCCTCGGTTTTAATCTCGAGAAAGAGCCGTTCAATAACGTTTACGTCCGCCAGGCGGCCGCCCACGCGATCAATAAACAGACAATCCTCCGGCTGGCCAGCGAAGAGGTTTCTCCGGGAAGCGTCATTCCGCCGGGAATGTCCGGTTATCGGACCGATCTGGCCCCCTATTCCTTCAACCTGAAACAGGCCAAGGTCCTGATGCGCCGGGGTAAATATCTCCCGGTCCATCCCAAACTGAAAAAGATCACCCTGCTCCACACCGACGGGATCAGAACGGTCGCCATCGCCAAAGAGATCAAAAAGGAATTAAAAGAGCTGGGAATGAACATCACTCTCATTCAGGTCAAATATGACGACAAAGCCTGGAACGACGAGCTGAATTCGCGGCGGCACCATCTTTATCTGCTCGGTTACAAAGCTGACTTCACCCAGAGCCTGACCCGTGAAGCGGCCCCCGACGTCGTCGACACCTATAAGCTCCTCGAGCCGCTCTTTCATACCGGCGGAGCGGCCAACGTCAACAGCTTCAGCAATTCGACGGTCGACATGCTCCTCGACCAGGTTTCAGTCATCAGCGTCGCCTACCAGGTGGAGCGGGAGCTTAAGCTCAAGGAAGTGAACAAGGTCCTCTATCAGGAACTTCCCGCCTTGGTCCTGTTCTACATACCCAAGCTATGA